CCACCACTGATTTTACGTATCCCTTATCCCACCCCAGATCGGCCAGCCAGCCGGCGACATAAGCCGCAGCCAGAAATCCGATCAGGTACCCGCCCGTCGGACCGGCCAGTACACCGACTCCGGCCGCGCCACCGGCAAACACCGGAAGTCCGGCGGCGCCCTCGGCGAGATAGGCGAGAACTACCGAGCTGCCTCGCACTCGTCCAAGCGCCATGGCGACCAAAAGCACACCGAAAGTTTGCCCAGTCACCGGCACCGGCGAAAACGGAAGGTTGAACGACAGGTATGAGCAGGCTACCAGCAAGAGGTTAAACGCGAGCAGCAGCGGCGCCTCCATCCATCGGGCGGAGGGGCGGATCACATCATAAATAGTTAGGGAATGAATTGTATTGTTCACAGACAGTACTCCTTATGCTTCTGAGGTCGTCGACGAGACGATTGTAAATCATCAGCTCGACACAAATCACGTTCAGCGTGATTCCCTTGTTACAACTCTACGGCGCGGCTTACGTCACACCGTCTGCATCGTCCTCAGCAGATCGCGCGCGATAACGAGACGTTGAATCTCCGATGTCCCCTCGCCGATCTCGCACAACTTGACATCCCGCCAAATCCGTTCCACCGGATACGGGCCGGTAAGGTAACCCACGGCCCCAAGTATCGTCATAGCGCTGGCCGCCGCGCGCGTGGCAACTTCCGACGCGAACAGCTTGCACATGGCCGACTGGCGGCTGAACGGCAGACGAGCGTCCTTCAGCACTGCAGCTTCGTAAATCATGAGCCGCGCCGCCTGGATTTCCGTGGCCATGTCAGCCAGACGGTGTTGTATCGCCTGGTTGTACGAGATCGGCTTGCCGAACTGGACGCGGTCGGCCGAGTACTTGAGAGCTACGTCGAGCGCCCCTTGCCCGAGGCCGAGTGCCATCGCGCCTATCGAGATGCGGCCACCGTCGAGGGTGATCAGCGCCTGCTTGAAACCGTCGCCAACCTTGCCGAGCTGGTTCTCAAACGGTACGCGCATCTCGTCAAAATGCAGGAATGCGGTATCCGACCCGCGCAGGCCGAGCTTATTCTCTTTCTTGCCGACCGCATACCCTTGCCAGGCCTTCTCGATAATGAAGCTCGTTATGCGTTTGTCCTCGGGATCGTCGTTCGTCCGTGCCGTGGCGATTGTCGCGAACGCTTTCGTCGCCGATGTTATCCAGCACTTGGAGCCGTTCATAACCCAGCAGTCGTCGCGCTTGATTGCGACTGTGCGCATACCGCCGGCATCGGAACCGGCATCGGGTTCGGATAACCCGAACGCGATCAGTTCCCCCTGTGCGGCGCGCGGAAGATACCTGCGTCGCTGCTCCTCGGTACCGAATTCGAGAATCGGGAAGCAGCCAAGCGAATTATGCGCCGCCAGCATGATGCCGGTGGATCCACAGACCCGCGAAGCTTCTTCCACTGCGATTATGTAACTTAGCGTATCGACAGGAACGCCGCCATATTCTTCAGGAATCAGGCAGGAGAACAGCCCCTGCTCCTGCAGCGGCTTCATGTGCTCTTCCGGAAAGCGCTGTTCCAAATCGAGCTGCGCCGCCATCGGTTCGATCTGCTCCAGGCAAAAAGCCCGGATCTTCTCCCGGTATTCCTGGTGTTTTTTCTCCAGCAATGTCTAATCCTTCAATAGATCGCGCGCGATGACCATTCGCTGCGCCTCGGAGGTTCCTTCATACAGCTCAGTCACGCGAGCATCGCGGAAATACCGCTCCACCGGATACTCCTTGATATAACCGTACCCGCCGTGCACCTGCACCGCCTCATTGCAGACGAAATTGGCCATCTGCGAGCAAAACAGCTTGGCCATCGAGGATTCCCGGTGGCACGGCTTGCCCTGGTCCTTCAGCTGCGCCGCGCGGTACGCCAGCAGGCGTCCGGCGTCGATCCGCGTGGCCATCTCGGCCAGCTTCCACTGAATCGCCTGGAAGTTGCTGATCGTCTGCCCGAATTGTACGCGCTGTTTCGAGTACTTTATGGCCTCACTGAGGGCCGCCTGGGCGATGCCGATCGCCTGGAACGACACGCCAATTCGGCCCGAATTCAGGATGCCGACACACATCCTGAACCCGTCACCCGGGTTGCCGATCATGTTCTCTTTCGGCACCTTGACGTCGATGAGATTGATCTCGCGCGTATCCGACGCCTTGATCCCGCACTTCTTCTCCGGCTGGCCTATCGACAGTCCCGGTGAGCCGGCATCAACCACGAACGCCGACATCCCCTTGTGTTTGCCCTCCGGATCGGTCTTGGCAAAAACAACGAACACGCCCGCAAATCCGGCGTTGGTCACGAATGTTTTGGTGCCGTTCAGAAGATAATGATCGCCCTTGTCCACCGCGGTGGTCTTGATCGACGCCACATCGGTGCCGGCGTCAGGCTCGGTGATACAGTATGCGCCGATTTTTTCGCCGGTCGCCATGACCGGCAGGTACTTCTTCTTGAGCGCCTCCGAGCCGTACACTTTGATAATCTCGCAGGTGAGCGAGTTGTGTACGGACAGCAGGATGCCGAACCCGGCGCAAGCAGCGCAGATTTCCTCAAGGACGCCCATAAAGGCGGTGGCGCTGAGGCCCAGGCCACCGTATTCCTCGGGAACAGTGAAGCCGAAATACCCCAGCTCGGCGCATTCCTCGATCAGGTCCTGGGGCGTGCGCCCTTCTTCATCCATATCCAGAGCCAGCGGATAGATGCGCTTCTCGGCGAGATTGCGGGCCATCTTTTTCAGCTCTAAGTCGTCATCGGTCAGATTGAAATCCATCCGCCTCTCCTTACTGCTGGTAATTATAGAACCCGCGGCCGGTTTTCCGGCCAAGATACCCCGCCTGCACCATCTTCCTCAGAAGCGGACAAGGTCGGTACTTCGGGTCGCCCAAACCATCGTGCATAACTTCAAGAATCGCCAGGCACACGTCAAGCCCGATAAAATCGGCCAGCGTGAACGGCCCCATCGGATGCCCCGCACCCAGCTTCATGACTTCATCGATTGCCGGGATCGTCCCGACCCCTTCCATGTGCGCGTAAATCGCTTCATTGATCAGCGGCATCAGAATGCGATTGGCTATAAAGCCGGGGTAATCGTTCGCCTCCACCGGCACTTTACCCAGCCTTTTGGCCAGCGCCACCGCGACATGACAGGTGTGATCCGAAGTGGCAATCCCGCGGATCAATTCGACCAACTTCATCATCGGCACCGGGTTCATAAAGTGCATTCCGATAAAATTCGCCGGATTGTGAGTCGTCGCCGCCAACTGGGTGATGGGCAGCGACGACGTGTTTGAGGCCAGGATCATGTCGGGCGAGCAGATATCGGCCAGCTTCTTGAAGAGGTCCAGTTTCACCTGGAGACTCTCGGTGATCGCTTCGATCACCAACTGCGAATCACGGGCCGAACGAAGGTCGGTGCTCGTTTCAATTCGCGCGAGCGCCGCCTGTTTGTCGGTGTCAGTGATAACGCCCTTCTTGATCTGGCGGTCCATCGAACCGGACATGGTAGCCATCGCCTTCTCGAGGAAGGTCTTGTCGATGTCGATCAGATGAACCGGATACCCGTTCTGGGCAAACACTTGGGCGATACCGTTGCCCATGGTGCCGCTGCCGATCACGGTCACTTTCTTGATGTCATCCAAATTCAAAGTTTCAGCTCCTTCCACAATTCGCATCATCAGACAATTTCTATGGCCAGGGCAACCGCGTTGCCGCCCCCAAGGCAGAGTGTCGCCAGACCCTTTTTCAGCCCGCGATCTTTGAGCGCATAAATCAGCGTCACGAGAATACGAGTGCCCGAGGCACCGATCGGATGGCCGAGCGCCACCGATCCGCCGTGGACGTTAACTCGATTCCAGTCCCAGCCCAGCTCTTTCCCGTCGGCGAGCGCCTGCACGGAAAACGCCTCATTGGCTTCGATCAGGTCCCAATGGCCGATATCCACCTTCATCTTTGCCATTAGCTTACGCACCGCAAAGATGGGTGAGAAAAACAGATCAATCGGATCGGTCCCGGCGGCGGCATAATCGACAATTCGAGCCAGCGGCTTGAGGCCCTTCTCTTTCAAGTACTGCCCGGATACGACAATCGTAGCGGCGCTGCCGTCGTTCAGGCCGGGGGCGTTGCCCGCAGTCACAGTTCCGTCCTTCTGGAACGCAGGGCGAAGCTTCGCCAGGCTTTCGACCGAAACATCCGGGCGCGGACATTCATCTTTCTTGAATACTACCGGATCACCTTTGCGCTGGGGGATTTCGATGGCGAAAATTTCCTTGTCAAATTTCCCGGCCTGCTGGGCCGCCACCGCCTTGCGATGGGAATTGTAAGCGAACTGATCCTGTTCTTCACGCGAAATGCCGGCCTTCTTCTGCGTATACTCAGCAGCATTTCCCATGTGGAAATCATTGAAGCTGTCCCAGAGACCGTCGGAAATCATAATATCATCCAGCTTGCCGTGGCCGAACTTAGTGCCGGTCTTGGCGCCGCGAATCACATAGGGCGTGCTCGACATGGACTCCATGCCTCCGGCGACAATGACATCCTGGTCACCGGCCCGAATCGACTGTGCCGCCAGCATGACCGCCTTGAGTCCGGAACCGCAAACTTTGTTGATGGTGATACAAGGGACCTGCGACGACACTCCGCCGTGGATCGCCGCCTGCCGGGCCGGCGCCTGACCGGCGCCTCCCTGCACCACCTGACCCATGATGACCTCGTCGATGTCCTTGCTGTCGATTCCCGACCGCTTTACCGCCTCTTTGATCGCCAAAGCGCCCAACTGAGGGGCCGAAAGGGAGCCCAGTCCGCCGTGAAGCGTGCCAATCGCGCTGCGGCAGGCTGAGACGATGTATGCGTCTTGTCTGTCAGCCATATCTCATTCTCCATCAAAACGTTTCAAAAGCCCGAACCACAAATGGCCGTATATAACCAAATCACCGAATCAAATCAAGCATGGCCCCCGATTTGACTTGGCGCTGACTGGAAATACCCAACCGATCGCGCATCAATCACCCCTTCATCTACCTCTATTGCCTATGTCTCTGGCTCCAAGCCCCACCCAGACGGGCTAAAGGAAACCGGGCAAGGTGTCGATCTTAGTTTCTTGAGATAACTAAGCTCCCACTTTGGAGGAAACATGAAGAAAGTCTTTACCGTCCTCGCGATTCTGCTGGCCTTCGGCTCGACCCTATCGGCCCAGGTGCCCGGCAGCCCGGTGAGTATCTACGCCGGTGGGGCGCTGTCGATTCCGACCGCGCCGGAAAGCTTCAAATCATACTACAAAAACGGCTACCATGGCTTTGTCGGCATTGGTCTGCCGGCCAGCCCGGTGATCGAACTGGTAGGCAAGGTTGAATACCATACCTTCAGCTTCGATTTCGACCAGGCCTACTCGGAGTACTCCGGCGGCACCAACAAAGTCTGGATGTTCGGCGGCGACGTCAAAGTCAACCCGAGCCTGCCGGCGTTCCCGGTAAGCCCGTACCTGCTCGGCGGTCTCGGTTTTGCCGCCATTCAGCAGACCGAATTCGACGGCCCGCCGTCGTTGACACTGAGCCTTCTGAACGAGTCGGTTTCTGAGAACCAGACCAAGCTGTTCTGGAACATCGGTGGCGGTTTCTCGCTGGCGACCAGCCCAGTGTTCAGTCTCTTTGCGCAGGTGCGATATGTCAATATCGCGACCGACAATGAGTCATCGGCGTTCATCCCGGTGACAGTCGGCTTGAAGTTCTTTTAGTCGAATTACACACGGAGGGGAAAAGGCCGGAGCGTCCGCTCCGGCTTTTTTTTGCTCGGTTCACGCGCCTGGCAGCCGGCAGATGAGGGCATTTGCCGGGCACGGTTCACCAAGTATCCGTTGGCGGGTTCGAGGCGGACCCGCCCTACCGTTCATCCCGTGGGTTTAATGCAAATCCAGCCTACTTCGCCAACTCCAGCTCCACTATCGGTTCCTCGGTCGTCACCTGGTCGCCGACTGAAAAGTTGATCGCCTTCACCGTCCCCTTAGCACGTGCCGGCACCGGGTTCTCCATCTTCATCGCTTCGACAATCACCACCTGCTGTTTCGGCTCCACCGTGTCCCCCACCGCTACCATCAGCTTGACGATTTTCCCCGGCATTGGTGCAAATATCTTGTCAGGCGCCTCGGCATGATCACTTGCGCCGCCGGCGAATCCGTCATGCGACGGCTCCTGTAGCTCCACTACAACGGAGTCGATATCGACAAATGTAGTGCCGTTTACTGTAGCCGCGGCGATGATCTTCCTGCGTCCGTCAACCGCGACCGAGAACAGCCCTTCCGAGATCTGTTGAATGTTGTACGACTGATTGCCGACACGGACGGTATACCCCTCGGAACTCTTCTCGGTTTGTGTCTCGATCTGTTTACCACCGACCAGAAACTCGTGCTTATTCATGGATCGAGTCCCCAATCTCCCACGCGCCCAGCGCTTCCCACGGCGACGGCACCACCGCGGGGCCATCGCCGCTACCCACAGTGATACCACGCCGCGTCGTCAGCGACGCCACCGATGCCACAGCCGCCGCGAGTGCGACGTGATCGTCGACTGCAGATAACCTCTCGCCCATGTGCCTGCCTAGGAAGTTGGTGTATGTGCGTCCGGCCTGGAACTCCGGATGTCCGAGCACATCAACCATGAATCGCTTGGAAGTTTTGACGCCGAGGATTTTGTACTCATGCAGCGCGTTTATCATCTTGCGTATGGCGCCGGGACGATCGGGAGCGTGGACGATCAGTTTTGCCATTATCGGATCATAGTCAATGGTGATCTCAGATCCCCTGGTGATACCGGAGTCGACACGTATGCCCGGCCCGATCGGCTCGGTGTAGTGCAGGATACGCCCGGTGCTCGGCATAAAACTGTTCTCGCCGTCCTCGGCATAGATACGGCACTCAATCGCGTGTCCCCGCTGAGTCAGGTGGTGCATCTGCTCCGACAACGGCAGCCCGGCGGCGATTCGTATCTGCTCAACTACCAGGTCGGTGCCGGTGACCATTTCGGTGATCGGATGCTCTACCTGGATACGGGTGTTCATTTCCAGAAAATAGAATGCGCCCTTTTCGTCTACGAGGAATTCAACCGTGCCCGCGTTGACATACCCGGCCGCTTTGGCCACCGCCACCGCCGCATCGCCCATGCGTGTGCGAAGCTGCTCGTTGAGTGCCACCGACGGGGTCTCTTCGATAATCTTCTGATGCCGCCGCTGAATCGAGCACTCGCGCTCGAAGGCATGGACACAATTGTCGTGTGAATCGGCCAGCACCTGGAACTCGATATGGCGGGCGTTGGCGATATACTTTTCGAGGTAGACCGAATCATCATTGAACGCATTCAGCGCCTCGCGGCGAGCCGCCTCGAGGGCGTCGTTCAGTTCGTTCGGCTGATGAACGATCCGCATCCCCTTGCCCCCGCCGCCGGCGGCGGCTTTGATCATCACCGGGTACCCGGCCTTATCGGCCGCCTCGCGAAACACTTTGGGGTCAACAGCGGACGCTGTCATGCCCGGTATCAACGGGACACCGGCGCCTGACATCTTTATGCGCGATTCGACTTTGTTCCCCATAAGCAGCATCGCATCCGGTGGCGGGCCGATAAAAACGATACCGGCATCGCGGCAGGCCTTAGGGAACTCAGAATTCTCGGCGAGAAAGCCGTAACCGGGATGAATCGCCTCGCAGCCGGTCTCTTTGGCGGCCTGAATGATCTTCCCGATATCGAGATACGACTGCCTCGGCGGCGGCGGGCCGATAAACACTGACTCGTCGGCTGCGAACCGATGTTTGCTGCCGCGGTCGGCCTCGGAGAATACCGCCACCGACTTTATGCCCAGCACGCGGCAGGCGTTTATCACGCGGACCGCAATTTCGGAGCGATTGGCTACAAGTACTTTCTTGAACAGTTTGTCTGACATAGCGGCATCACTGAATCACTTGTCACTCACCCAGCGCGGCTTTCGTTTGTTGAGAAACGCGTCCATCCCTTCCTGACCCTCACTCGAAACGCGCAGTTTCGCGATCATCTCGGCAGTAAACGGCTTAAACTGAGCAGGTGACATCATAGGCACTTCGCTGACCAGCCTCTTGGCCATCGCCACCGCTTCGGGACCCGACGAAAGTATCGACTCAATCAGGTTGTTGATCTCGGCGTCGAGCTTGTCATCATCCACGACTTTGTTGACCAGGCCGACCTCGCACGCCCGCTCCGCGCTCATCCGTTCGCCAGTGATGAATAACTCGCGCGCTTTCCCCTCGCCCATCTTGCGAATGACATACGGGCCGATACAGGCCGGCACTACGCCGATCTTGACTTCGGAGAACGAGAATTTCGCCGAGCGCGCCGCAATCGCGATGTCGCACACCGCGACAAAACCCGTACCGCCGCCTATCGCCGCGCCATTGATACGGCCAACGACAGGACGCTTGAAGGTGTAGATCTGATAGAATAGATCAGCGAGGGCATTCGATTCGGCCAGGTTTTGCTCGTACGACTGATCGATTACCTCACGCATCCAGTTAAGATCGGCGCCTGCGCAGAACGATTTCCCCTCACCGGTCAGCAGAATCACGCGCAGATCGTCTCCTGTTGCTAACTCCGCGAACAGGTGGGACATTTCGGTAATGACCGTCCCGTTGAAGGCGTTATGTATCTCCGGACGGCAGAACGAGACCCGTCCGATCCGCCCGTCCTCCGTGTATTTCAAGGTCGTGTAATTCATAGCGTACCGATCTACATGCGGAACACACCATACTGCTGATCCGGGAACGGCGCGTTGAGCGACATCGATATCGCCAGCGCCAGCGCCTGACGCGTCTCGGTAAAGCCGAGCATGCCGTCGTCCCAGAGCCGCGCGCCTGAATAATAGGGCGTCGACTGCGATTCGTAATTGTCTATGATGGGCTGACGGATCGCTTTGATTTCCTCGGGCGTCAGCTTGCGGCCTTCGGTTTCAAGCTGATTGATCTTGACCGTCGCGAGCACATCAGCCGCCTGCTCGCCCCCCATAACA
The Candidatus Zixiibacteriota bacterium DNA segment above includes these coding regions:
- a CDS encoding acetyl-CoA C-acetyltransferase; its protein translation is MADRQDAYIVSACRSAIGTLHGGLGSLSAPQLGALAIKEAVKRSGIDSKDIDEVIMGQVVQGGAGQAPARQAAIHGGVSSQVPCITINKVCGSGLKAVMLAAQSIRAGDQDVIVAGGMESMSSTPYVIRGAKTGTKFGHGKLDDIMISDGLWDSFNDFHMGNAAEYTQKKAGISREEQDQFAYNSHRKAVAAQQAGKFDKEIFAIEIPQRKGDPVVFKKDECPRPDVSVESLAKLRPAFQKDGTVTAGNAPGLNDGSAATIVVSGQYLKEKGLKPLARIVDYAAAGTDPIDLFFSPIFAVRKLMAKMKVDIGHWDLIEANEAFSVQALADGKELGWDWNRVNVHGGSVALGHPIGASGTRILVTLIYALKDRGLKKGLATLCLGGGNAVALAIEIV
- a CDS encoding enoyl-CoA hydratase-related protein, which translates into the protein MNYTTLKYTEDGRIGRVSFCRPEIHNAFNGTVITEMSHLFAELATGDDLRVILLTGEGKSFCAGADLNWMREVIDQSYEQNLAESNALADLFYQIYTFKRPVVGRINGAAIGGGTGFVAVCDIAIAARSAKFSFSEVKIGVVPACIGPYVIRKMGEGKARELFITGERMSAERACEVGLVNKVVDDDKLDAEINNLIESILSSGPEAVAMAKRLVSEVPMMSPAQFKPFTAEMIAKLRVSSEGQEGMDAFLNKRKPRWVSDK
- a CDS encoding biotin/lipoyl-containing protein — translated: MNKHEFLVGGKQIETQTEKSSEGYTVRVGNQSYNIQQISEGLFSVAVDGRRKIIAAATVNGTTFVDIDSVVVELQEPSHDGFAGGASDHAEAPDKIFAPMPGKIVKLMVAVGDTVEPKQQVVIVEAMKMENPVPARAKGTVKAINFSVGDQVTTEEPIVELELAK
- a CDS encoding 3-hydroxybutyryl-CoA dehydrogenase, whose product is MNLDDIKKVTVIGSGTMGNGIAQVFAQNGYPVHLIDIDKTFLEKAMATMSGSMDRQIKKGVITDTDKQAALARIETSTDLRSARDSQLVIEAITESLQVKLDLFKKLADICSPDMILASNTSSLPITQLAATTHNPANFIGMHFMNPVPMMKLVELIRGIATSDHTCHVAVALAKRLGKVPVEANDYPGFIANRILMPLINEAIYAHMEGVGTIPAIDEVMKLGAGHPMGPFTLADFIGLDVCLAILEVMHDGLGDPKYRPCPLLRKMVQAGYLGRKTGRGFYNYQQ
- a CDS encoding outer membrane beta-barrel protein; the encoded protein is MKKVFTVLAILLAFGSTLSAQVPGSPVSIYAGGALSIPTAPESFKSYYKNGYHGFVGIGLPASPVIELVGKVEYHTFSFDFDQAYSEYSGGTNKVWMFGGDVKVNPSLPAFPVSPYLLGGLGFAAIQQTEFDGPPSLTLSLLNESVSENQTKLFWNIGGGFSLATSPVFSLFAQVRYVNIATDNESSAFIPVTVGLKFF
- a CDS encoding acyl-CoA dehydrogenase family protein gives rise to the protein MDFNLTDDDLELKKMARNLAEKRIYPLALDMDEEGRTPQDLIEECAELGYFGFTVPEEYGGLGLSATAFMGVLEEICAACAGFGILLSVHNSLTCEIIKVYGSEALKKKYLPVMATGEKIGAYCITEPDAGTDVASIKTTAVDKGDHYLLNGTKTFVTNAGFAGVFVVFAKTDPEGKHKGMSAFVVDAGSPGLSIGQPEKKCGIKASDTREINLIDVKVPKENMIGNPGDGFRMCVGILNSGRIGVSFQAIGIAQAALSEAIKYSKQRVQFGQTISNFQAIQWKLAEMATRIDAGRLLAYRAAQLKDQGKPCHRESSMAKLFCSQMANFVCNEAVQVHGGYGYIKEYPVERYFRDARVTELYEGTSEAQRMVIARDLLKD
- a CDS encoding acyl-CoA dehydrogenase family protein, with translation MLEKKHQEYREKIRAFCLEQIEPMAAQLDLEQRFPEEHMKPLQEQGLFSCLIPEEYGGVPVDTLSYIIAVEEASRVCGSTGIMLAAHNSLGCFPILEFGTEEQRRRYLPRAAQGELIAFGLSEPDAGSDAGGMRTVAIKRDDCWVMNGSKCWITSATKAFATIATARTNDDPEDKRITSFIIEKAWQGYAVGKKENKLGLRGSDTAFLHFDEMRVPFENQLGKVGDGFKQALITLDGGRISIGAMALGLGQGALDVALKYSADRVQFGKPISYNQAIQHRLADMATEIQAARLMIYEAAVLKDARLPFSRQSAMCKLFASEVATRAAASAMTILGAVGYLTGPYPVERIWRDVKLCEIGEGTSEIQRLVIARDLLRTMQTV
- a CDS encoding biotin transporter BioY; the encoded protein is MNNTIHSLTIYDVIRPSARWMEAPLLLAFNLLLVACSYLSFNLPFSPVPVTGQTFGVLLVAMALGRVRGSSVVLAYLAEGAAGLPVFAGGAAGVGVLAGPTGGYLIGFLAAAYVAGWLADLGWDKGYVKSVVAMLAGNVVIFACGLAQLSMYVPAGSVLALGLYPFIAGGIVKIALAAVILPSVWKLVDRRRN
- a CDS encoding acetyl-CoA carboxylase biotin carboxylase subunit; amino-acid sequence: MSDKLFKKVLVANRSEIAVRVINACRVLGIKSVAVFSEADRGSKHRFAADESVFIGPPPPRQSYLDIGKIIQAAKETGCEAIHPGYGFLAENSEFPKACRDAGIVFIGPPPDAMLLMGNKVESRIKMSGAGVPLIPGMTASAVDPKVFREAADKAGYPVMIKAAAGGGGKGMRIVHQPNELNDALEAARREALNAFNDDSVYLEKYIANARHIEFQVLADSHDNCVHAFERECSIQRRHQKIIEETPSVALNEQLRTRMGDAAVAVAKAAGYVNAGTVEFLVDEKGAFYFLEMNTRIQVEHPITEMVTGTDLVVEQIRIAAGLPLSEQMHHLTQRGHAIECRIYAEDGENSFMPSTGRILHYTEPIGPGIRVDSGITRGSEITIDYDPIMAKLIVHAPDRPGAIRKMINALHEYKILGVKTSKRFMVDVLGHPEFQAGRTYTNFLGRHMGERLSAVDDHVALAAAVASVASLTTRRGITVGSGDGPAVVPSPWEALGAWEIGDSIHE